A window from Megalobrama amblycephala isolate DHTTF-2021 linkage group LG21, ASM1881202v1, whole genome shotgun sequence encodes these proteins:
- the cfap92 gene encoding uncharacterized protein cfap92 isoform X1 yields MECTDSPDMKRSEEDRFLKDLSLKSQLLCGPDADRSEDPYMEMPESSSVDEQTITTSSTDSSYIVTCTVSIALAIFKAEQEENFTNSMKSKKGPKQDPSSEVVEAPRAEGYYCIEYNLLPDEPEPTRADLVMFGAVVKLYMANETKVLKPWREGKQVWVSWSQTLEVNVTRELLIKMASHKVTVRVWDSKDKISFKARNDRPKGFRLPQERSGEDPDQMGGIRKMVYEMRAIYEKEDRKTRKFMKHSKDPDSADYRKRLELRCDTVPIKSGLKKEKIQTAPTKKTLFQKPTQEIAELMEVKQEKEAASLELSFTPLLAGRMMLIDCLGFCSGEVKEGFWNITLDQPLISEQLKAELNPLVITVLSASSLPSSPIPFHVLKETCLPVYCQYKFHNMPIYRTKGHDHNDIIYFKDVNVIFTGPSPGKLLEFLRGPPMEIEVHDRDRKNEKHSSTPAVFGTDPNDTNLANVDLWTIHNALKADIEHHDPYGIAKLDLSDLLRGCRYLNLTLPIRCSASEINEQRSSFEIPSDITMPVGHYLEADAQLKVQVQIAYPLHPEDSSIEGDCPFGRIIYVFKYNNTHILAKLTSEILKINADAFQLNHYPEKTIQRVLSGHKISARERENKRLNVLTGFHMMDKALHLFVLEGLKDQAVKRLWTTVHIKLDGDEEEQVTVLYNSELSFSERLYDMLDVGLSPICLLKPLDTIMMEPLVFIRNSVPPACLEAMKRISHIRQAKKLQEAVRFNLFPSADMVLSLRKEFGSDLGIGELWMATESQKSQDIPDHRNIRKRTRTPLDNFNTEYLQWKQNEGNNVKDFLQANIEDVHRASNNLRKSKPNVLLHNITDGQTTHYHNVQTMNSPTQGGELLYRVLSKDSTCIRFSYPGFRSSIESNQHPKRPDDARIEELRTSWRENILHGNKLKPTLSRSRLPWIYRYQDFELYSKPPFGPELPLSIHLTGEALHEDAQYKWQRTMLLGESSTGSGRLPEFKCHIKRAGLDKLQDILKDKPMKYSLKRPGMALKPIPVISVVRPSETTGSADREANIPFGPGPFQNHSLSWDKNAIPRSSSQYSKFHFRDYWRQHSFLHKRSSLLFTDEEKSIHSFQKPAEGPQTPMKSAHFKHSRNIIEMRTNKDITLHVH; encoded by the exons GTCACCTGTACAGTCAGCATTGCATTAGCTATCTTTAAAG CAGAACAAGAGGAGAATTTTACAAATTCCATGAAAAGCAAAAAAGGGCCAAAGCAAGACCCATCCAGTGAGGTAGTGGAGGCCCCCAGAGCTGAGGGCTATTATTGCATTGAGTACAACTTGCTGCCTGATGAGCCTGAACCAACCAGAGCGGATCTAGTGATGTTTGGTGCGGTGGTTAAACTCTACATGGCGAATGAGACTAAG GTGCTGAAGCCTTGGCGGGAAGGAAAGCAGGTGTGGGTGAGTTGGTCTCAGACTCTGGAAGTCAATGTGACCAGAGAGCTCCTAATTAAAATGGCCTCCCATAAGGTCACAGTTAGAGTATGGGACAGCAAAGACAAGATATCCTTCAAAGCCAGGAATGACAGACCCAAAGGCTTCAGACTACCACAGGAGAGGTCTGGAGAGGATCCAGATCAAATGG GTGGCATCAGGAAGATGGTTTATGAGATGAGAGCTATCTATGAGAAGGAGGACAGGAAAACAAGGAAATTTATGAAACACAGCAAAGATCCAGATTCAGCTGACTATAGGAAGCGTTTGGAGCTTCGCTGTGACACAG TTCCTATTAAGAGTggcttaaaaaaagaaaagatccAAACAGCACCCACTAAGAAGACACTCTTCCAGAAACCCACCCAGGAGATTGCAGAACTCATGGAAGTCAAACAGGAAAAGGAGGCCGCCTCACTGGAACTTAGTTTCACTCCTCTTCTTGCAG GGAGAATGATGCTCATCGACTGCCTGGGATTCTGTTCCGGAGAGGTGAAAGAAGGATTCTGGAATATCACTCTGGATCAGCCGCTTATATCAGAGCAGCTAAAGGCTGAACTCAATCCACTAGTCATCACAGTTTTATCTGCTTCTTCTCTGCCATCGTCTCCCATTCCTTTCCATGTACTTAAG GAGACATGTCTTCCCGTCTACTGCCAGTACAAGTTCCACAACATGCCTATTTACAGAACCAAAGGCCATGATCACAACGATATTATCTACTTCAAAGAtgtgaatgtgatttttactggTCCAAGCCCTGGAAAGCTGTTGGAGTTTCTTAGAGGTCCACCTATGGAGATCGAAGTCCATGATCGGgatagaaaaaatgaaaaacactcCAGCACACCCGCTGTATTTGGAACAGACCCCAATGACACCAATCTAGCAAATGTAGATCTATGGACTATTCATAATGCCTTAAAGGCAGATATTGAACACCATGATCCATATGGAATTGCAAAACTAGATCTTTCAGATCTTCTCCGAGGATGCCGATATTTGAATCTGACGTTACCCATTAGGTGTTCTGCTTCTGAGATAAATGAACAGAGAAGTTCTTTTGAAATTCCCTCAGATATTACAATGCCAGTTGGTCATTATCTTGAAGCTGATGCCCAACTAAAAGTCCAGGTGCAGATAGCTTACCCCCTCCATCCTGAAGATAGCAGTATTGAAGGAGATTGTCCTTTTGGTCGCATCATTTATGTCTTTAAGTACAACAATACTCACATCTTAGCTAAACTGACATCTGAAATTCTAAAAATTAATGCAGATGCCTTCCAGCTAAATCATTATCCAGAGAAAACTATTCAAAGGGTCCTATCAGGTCATAAAATAAGTGctagagaaagagagaacaaAAGGCTGAATGTTCTCACTGGATTTCATATGATGGATAAGGCTCTACACCTTTTTGTTCTGGAAGGATTGAAGGATCAAGCAGTCAAAAGACTGTGGACTACAGTGcatataaa GTTGGATGGAGATGAGGAGGAACAGGTGACTGTGCTGTATAACTCAGAATTGAGTTTCTCAGAGCGACTATATGACATGCTTGATGTGGGTCTTAGTCCGATTTGCCTTCTGAAGCCACTTGATACCATTATGATGGAGCCTCTTGTATTTATCAGGAATTCGGTTCCTCCTGCCTGTCTTGAAGCCATGAAACG TATAAGCCACATCCGTCAAGCCAAGAAGCTTCAAGAAGCAGTGCGCTTCAACCTGTTCCCGTCAGCCGACATGGTTCTCAGTTTAAGGAAGGAGTTTGGATCGGATCTTGGGATAGGAGAGCTATGGATGGCAACAGAGTCCCAGAAATCTCAGGATATACCTGATCATCGTAACATTagaaagagaactcgcacgccTCTAGACAACTTCAACACAGAGTATTTGCAATGGAAGCAGAATGAGGGCAATAATGTGAAAGACTTCCTTCAG gCAAATATCGAAGATGTCCATAGGGCAAGTAACAACTTACGAAAGTCAAAGCCTAATGTGCTTTTGCATAATATAACTGACGGTCAGACCACCCATTACCACAATGTTCAAACAATGAACTCTCCAACTCAGGGTGGAGAACTACTCTACAGAGTACTATCAAAG GACTCCACTTGCATTCGCTTCTCTTACCCAGGTTTTAGGAGCAGCATTGAATCCAACCAGCACCCAAAGCGCCCAGACGATGCTCGGATAGAGGAGCTGAGAACG TCTTGGAGAGAAAACATTCTCCATGGGAATAAACTGAAGCCAACGCTTTCCAGATCCAGGCTGCCATGGATCTACAGATATCAGGATTTTGAACTTTACTCCAAGCCCCCATTTGGACCAGAGCTCCCCCTGAGCATCCATTTGACTG GAGAGGCTCTCCATGAGGATGCTCAGTACAAGTGGCAGAGGACGATGTTGCTTGGCGAGAGCTCAACAGGAAGCGGAAGACTTCCCGAGTTCAAATGTCACATAAAGAGAGCAGGCCTGGATAAGCTACAAGACATACTGAAGGACAAGCCAATGAAATATTCTCTGAAAAGGCCAGGAATGgctttaaaa CCCATTCCCGTTATTTCTGTGGTCCGGCCTTCTGAAACGACCGGCTCAGCAGATAGGGAGGCCAATATTCCATTTGGTCCGGGACCTTTTCAGAACCACAGCCTAAGCTGGGACAAAAACGCAATTCCAAGATCCTCATCCCAGTACAGCAAATTCCACTTCCG AGATTACTGGAGGCAACATTCATTCCTGCACAAGCGAAGTTCTTTACTTTTCACGGATGAAGAGAAAAGCATACACTCCTTCCAGAAACCTGCTGAAGGTCCACAGACGCCTATGAAAAGTGCCCACTTCAAACACAGCAGAAACATTATAGAGATGAGAACCAACAAAGACATCACCTTACATGTACATTAA
- the cfap92 gene encoding uncharacterized protein cfap92 isoform X3 translates to MKSKKGPKQDPSSEVVEAPRAEGYYCIEYNLLPDEPEPTRADLVMFGAVVKLYMANETKVLKPWREGKQVWVSWSQTLEVNVTRELLIKMASHKVTVRVWDSKDKISFKARNDRPKGFRLPQERSGEDPDQMGGIRKMVYEMRAIYEKEDRKTRKFMKHSKDPDSADYRKRLELRCDTVPIKSGLKKEKIQTAPTKKTLFQKPTQEIAELMEVKQEKEAASLELSFTPLLAGRMMLIDCLGFCSGEVKEGFWNITLDQPLISEQLKAELNPLVITVLSASSLPSSPIPFHVLKETCLPVYCQYKFHNMPIYRTKGHDHNDIIYFKDVNVIFTGPSPGKLLEFLRGPPMEIEVHDRDRKNEKHSSTPAVFGTDPNDTNLANVDLWTIHNALKADIEHHDPYGIAKLDLSDLLRGCRYLNLTLPIRCSASEINEQRSSFEIPSDITMPVGHYLEADAQLKVQVQIAYPLHPEDSSIEGDCPFGRIIYVFKYNNTHILAKLTSEILKINADAFQLNHYPEKTIQRVLSGHKISARERENKRLNVLTGFHMMDKALHLFVLEGLKDQAVKRLWTTVHIKLDGDEEEQVTVLYNSELSFSERLYDMLDVGLSPICLLKPLDTIMMEPLVFIRNSVPPACLEAMKRISHIRQAKKLQEAVRFNLFPSADMVLSLRKEFGSDLGIGELWMATESQKSQDIPDHRNIRKRTRTPLDNFNTEYLQWKQNEGNNVKDFLQANIEDVHRASNNLRKSKPNVLLHNITDGQTTHYHNVQTMNSPTQGGELLYRVLSKDSTCIRFSYPGFRSSIESNQHPKRPDDARIEELRTSWRENILHGNKLKPTLSRSRLPWIYRYQDFELYSKPPFGPELPLSIHLTGEALHEDAQYKWQRTMLLGESSTGSGRLPEFKCHIKRAGLDKLQDILKDKPMKYSLKRPGMALKPIPVISVVRPSETTGSADREANIPFGPGPFQNHSLSWDKNAIPRSSSQYSKFHFRDYWRQHSFLHKRSSLLFTDEEKSIHSFQKPAEGPQTPMKSAHFKHSRNIIEMRTNKDITLHVH, encoded by the exons ATGAAAAGCAAAAAAGGGCCAAAGCAAGACCCATCCAGTGAGGTAGTGGAGGCCCCCAGAGCTGAGGGCTATTATTGCATTGAGTACAACTTGCTGCCTGATGAGCCTGAACCAACCAGAGCGGATCTAGTGATGTTTGGTGCGGTGGTTAAACTCTACATGGCGAATGAGACTAAG GTGCTGAAGCCTTGGCGGGAAGGAAAGCAGGTGTGGGTGAGTTGGTCTCAGACTCTGGAAGTCAATGTGACCAGAGAGCTCCTAATTAAAATGGCCTCCCATAAGGTCACAGTTAGAGTATGGGACAGCAAAGACAAGATATCCTTCAAAGCCAGGAATGACAGACCCAAAGGCTTCAGACTACCACAGGAGAGGTCTGGAGAGGATCCAGATCAAATGG GTGGCATCAGGAAGATGGTTTATGAGATGAGAGCTATCTATGAGAAGGAGGACAGGAAAACAAGGAAATTTATGAAACACAGCAAAGATCCAGATTCAGCTGACTATAGGAAGCGTTTGGAGCTTCGCTGTGACACAG TTCCTATTAAGAGTggcttaaaaaaagaaaagatccAAACAGCACCCACTAAGAAGACACTCTTCCAGAAACCCACCCAGGAGATTGCAGAACTCATGGAAGTCAAACAGGAAAAGGAGGCCGCCTCACTGGAACTTAGTTTCACTCCTCTTCTTGCAG GGAGAATGATGCTCATCGACTGCCTGGGATTCTGTTCCGGAGAGGTGAAAGAAGGATTCTGGAATATCACTCTGGATCAGCCGCTTATATCAGAGCAGCTAAAGGCTGAACTCAATCCACTAGTCATCACAGTTTTATCTGCTTCTTCTCTGCCATCGTCTCCCATTCCTTTCCATGTACTTAAG GAGACATGTCTTCCCGTCTACTGCCAGTACAAGTTCCACAACATGCCTATTTACAGAACCAAAGGCCATGATCACAACGATATTATCTACTTCAAAGAtgtgaatgtgatttttactggTCCAAGCCCTGGAAAGCTGTTGGAGTTTCTTAGAGGTCCACCTATGGAGATCGAAGTCCATGATCGGgatagaaaaaatgaaaaacactcCAGCACACCCGCTGTATTTGGAACAGACCCCAATGACACCAATCTAGCAAATGTAGATCTATGGACTATTCATAATGCCTTAAAGGCAGATATTGAACACCATGATCCATATGGAATTGCAAAACTAGATCTTTCAGATCTTCTCCGAGGATGCCGATATTTGAATCTGACGTTACCCATTAGGTGTTCTGCTTCTGAGATAAATGAACAGAGAAGTTCTTTTGAAATTCCCTCAGATATTACAATGCCAGTTGGTCATTATCTTGAAGCTGATGCCCAACTAAAAGTCCAGGTGCAGATAGCTTACCCCCTCCATCCTGAAGATAGCAGTATTGAAGGAGATTGTCCTTTTGGTCGCATCATTTATGTCTTTAAGTACAACAATACTCACATCTTAGCTAAACTGACATCTGAAATTCTAAAAATTAATGCAGATGCCTTCCAGCTAAATCATTATCCAGAGAAAACTATTCAAAGGGTCCTATCAGGTCATAAAATAAGTGctagagaaagagagaacaaAAGGCTGAATGTTCTCACTGGATTTCATATGATGGATAAGGCTCTACACCTTTTTGTTCTGGAAGGATTGAAGGATCAAGCAGTCAAAAGACTGTGGACTACAGTGcatataaa GTTGGATGGAGATGAGGAGGAACAGGTGACTGTGCTGTATAACTCAGAATTGAGTTTCTCAGAGCGACTATATGACATGCTTGATGTGGGTCTTAGTCCGATTTGCCTTCTGAAGCCACTTGATACCATTATGATGGAGCCTCTTGTATTTATCAGGAATTCGGTTCCTCCTGCCTGTCTTGAAGCCATGAAACG TATAAGCCACATCCGTCAAGCCAAGAAGCTTCAAGAAGCAGTGCGCTTCAACCTGTTCCCGTCAGCCGACATGGTTCTCAGTTTAAGGAAGGAGTTTGGATCGGATCTTGGGATAGGAGAGCTATGGATGGCAACAGAGTCCCAGAAATCTCAGGATATACCTGATCATCGTAACATTagaaagagaactcgcacgccTCTAGACAACTTCAACACAGAGTATTTGCAATGGAAGCAGAATGAGGGCAATAATGTGAAAGACTTCCTTCAG gCAAATATCGAAGATGTCCATAGGGCAAGTAACAACTTACGAAAGTCAAAGCCTAATGTGCTTTTGCATAATATAACTGACGGTCAGACCACCCATTACCACAATGTTCAAACAATGAACTCTCCAACTCAGGGTGGAGAACTACTCTACAGAGTACTATCAAAG GACTCCACTTGCATTCGCTTCTCTTACCCAGGTTTTAGGAGCAGCATTGAATCCAACCAGCACCCAAAGCGCCCAGACGATGCTCGGATAGAGGAGCTGAGAACG TCTTGGAGAGAAAACATTCTCCATGGGAATAAACTGAAGCCAACGCTTTCCAGATCCAGGCTGCCATGGATCTACAGATATCAGGATTTTGAACTTTACTCCAAGCCCCCATTTGGACCAGAGCTCCCCCTGAGCATCCATTTGACTG GAGAGGCTCTCCATGAGGATGCTCAGTACAAGTGGCAGAGGACGATGTTGCTTGGCGAGAGCTCAACAGGAAGCGGAAGACTTCCCGAGTTCAAATGTCACATAAAGAGAGCAGGCCTGGATAAGCTACAAGACATACTGAAGGACAAGCCAATGAAATATTCTCTGAAAAGGCCAGGAATGgctttaaaa CCCATTCCCGTTATTTCTGTGGTCCGGCCTTCTGAAACGACCGGCTCAGCAGATAGGGAGGCCAATATTCCATTTGGTCCGGGACCTTTTCAGAACCACAGCCTAAGCTGGGACAAAAACGCAATTCCAAGATCCTCATCCCAGTACAGCAAATTCCACTTCCG AGATTACTGGAGGCAACATTCATTCCTGCACAAGCGAAGTTCTTTACTTTTCACGGATGAAGAGAAAAGCATACACTCCTTCCAGAAACCTGCTGAAGGTCCACAGACGCCTATGAAAAGTGCCCACTTCAAACACAGCAGAAACATTATAGAGATGAGAACCAACAAAGACATCACCTTACATGTACATTAA
- the cfap92 gene encoding uncharacterized protein cfap92 isoform X2, whose protein sequence is MECTDSPDMKRSEEDRFLKDLSLKSQLLCGPDADRSEDPYMEMPESSSVDEQTITTSSTDSSYIVTCTVSIALAIFKEQEENFTNSMKSKKGPKQDPSSEVVEAPRAEGYYCIEYNLLPDEPEPTRADLVMFGAVVKLYMANETKVLKPWREGKQVWVSWSQTLEVNVTRELLIKMASHKVTVRVWDSKDKISFKARNDRPKGFRLPQERSGEDPDQMGGIRKMVYEMRAIYEKEDRKTRKFMKHSKDPDSADYRKRLELRCDTVPIKSGLKKEKIQTAPTKKTLFQKPTQEIAELMEVKQEKEAASLELSFTPLLAGRMMLIDCLGFCSGEVKEGFWNITLDQPLISEQLKAELNPLVITVLSASSLPSSPIPFHVLKETCLPVYCQYKFHNMPIYRTKGHDHNDIIYFKDVNVIFTGPSPGKLLEFLRGPPMEIEVHDRDRKNEKHSSTPAVFGTDPNDTNLANVDLWTIHNALKADIEHHDPYGIAKLDLSDLLRGCRYLNLTLPIRCSASEINEQRSSFEIPSDITMPVGHYLEADAQLKVQVQIAYPLHPEDSSIEGDCPFGRIIYVFKYNNTHILAKLTSEILKINADAFQLNHYPEKTIQRVLSGHKISARERENKRLNVLTGFHMMDKALHLFVLEGLKDQAVKRLWTTVHIKLDGDEEEQVTVLYNSELSFSERLYDMLDVGLSPICLLKPLDTIMMEPLVFIRNSVPPACLEAMKRISHIRQAKKLQEAVRFNLFPSADMVLSLRKEFGSDLGIGELWMATESQKSQDIPDHRNIRKRTRTPLDNFNTEYLQWKQNEGNNVKDFLQANIEDVHRASNNLRKSKPNVLLHNITDGQTTHYHNVQTMNSPTQGGELLYRVLSKDSTCIRFSYPGFRSSIESNQHPKRPDDARIEELRTSWRENILHGNKLKPTLSRSRLPWIYRYQDFELYSKPPFGPELPLSIHLTGEALHEDAQYKWQRTMLLGESSTGSGRLPEFKCHIKRAGLDKLQDILKDKPMKYSLKRPGMALKPIPVISVVRPSETTGSADREANIPFGPGPFQNHSLSWDKNAIPRSSSQYSKFHFRDYWRQHSFLHKRSSLLFTDEEKSIHSFQKPAEGPQTPMKSAHFKHSRNIIEMRTNKDITLHVH, encoded by the exons GTCACCTGTACAGTCAGCATTGCATTAGCTATCTTTAAAG AACAAGAGGAGAATTTTACAAATTCCATGAAAAGCAAAAAAGGGCCAAAGCAAGACCCATCCAGTGAGGTAGTGGAGGCCCCCAGAGCTGAGGGCTATTATTGCATTGAGTACAACTTGCTGCCTGATGAGCCTGAACCAACCAGAGCGGATCTAGTGATGTTTGGTGCGGTGGTTAAACTCTACATGGCGAATGAGACTAAG GTGCTGAAGCCTTGGCGGGAAGGAAAGCAGGTGTGGGTGAGTTGGTCTCAGACTCTGGAAGTCAATGTGACCAGAGAGCTCCTAATTAAAATGGCCTCCCATAAGGTCACAGTTAGAGTATGGGACAGCAAAGACAAGATATCCTTCAAAGCCAGGAATGACAGACCCAAAGGCTTCAGACTACCACAGGAGAGGTCTGGAGAGGATCCAGATCAAATGG GTGGCATCAGGAAGATGGTTTATGAGATGAGAGCTATCTATGAGAAGGAGGACAGGAAAACAAGGAAATTTATGAAACACAGCAAAGATCCAGATTCAGCTGACTATAGGAAGCGTTTGGAGCTTCGCTGTGACACAG TTCCTATTAAGAGTggcttaaaaaaagaaaagatccAAACAGCACCCACTAAGAAGACACTCTTCCAGAAACCCACCCAGGAGATTGCAGAACTCATGGAAGTCAAACAGGAAAAGGAGGCCGCCTCACTGGAACTTAGTTTCACTCCTCTTCTTGCAG GGAGAATGATGCTCATCGACTGCCTGGGATTCTGTTCCGGAGAGGTGAAAGAAGGATTCTGGAATATCACTCTGGATCAGCCGCTTATATCAGAGCAGCTAAAGGCTGAACTCAATCCACTAGTCATCACAGTTTTATCTGCTTCTTCTCTGCCATCGTCTCCCATTCCTTTCCATGTACTTAAG GAGACATGTCTTCCCGTCTACTGCCAGTACAAGTTCCACAACATGCCTATTTACAGAACCAAAGGCCATGATCACAACGATATTATCTACTTCAAAGAtgtgaatgtgatttttactggTCCAAGCCCTGGAAAGCTGTTGGAGTTTCTTAGAGGTCCACCTATGGAGATCGAAGTCCATGATCGGgatagaaaaaatgaaaaacactcCAGCACACCCGCTGTATTTGGAACAGACCCCAATGACACCAATCTAGCAAATGTAGATCTATGGACTATTCATAATGCCTTAAAGGCAGATATTGAACACCATGATCCATATGGAATTGCAAAACTAGATCTTTCAGATCTTCTCCGAGGATGCCGATATTTGAATCTGACGTTACCCATTAGGTGTTCTGCTTCTGAGATAAATGAACAGAGAAGTTCTTTTGAAATTCCCTCAGATATTACAATGCCAGTTGGTCATTATCTTGAAGCTGATGCCCAACTAAAAGTCCAGGTGCAGATAGCTTACCCCCTCCATCCTGAAGATAGCAGTATTGAAGGAGATTGTCCTTTTGGTCGCATCATTTATGTCTTTAAGTACAACAATACTCACATCTTAGCTAAACTGACATCTGAAATTCTAAAAATTAATGCAGATGCCTTCCAGCTAAATCATTATCCAGAGAAAACTATTCAAAGGGTCCTATCAGGTCATAAAATAAGTGctagagaaagagagaacaaAAGGCTGAATGTTCTCACTGGATTTCATATGATGGATAAGGCTCTACACCTTTTTGTTCTGGAAGGATTGAAGGATCAAGCAGTCAAAAGACTGTGGACTACAGTGcatataaa GTTGGATGGAGATGAGGAGGAACAGGTGACTGTGCTGTATAACTCAGAATTGAGTTTCTCAGAGCGACTATATGACATGCTTGATGTGGGTCTTAGTCCGATTTGCCTTCTGAAGCCACTTGATACCATTATGATGGAGCCTCTTGTATTTATCAGGAATTCGGTTCCTCCTGCCTGTCTTGAAGCCATGAAACG TATAAGCCACATCCGTCAAGCCAAGAAGCTTCAAGAAGCAGTGCGCTTCAACCTGTTCCCGTCAGCCGACATGGTTCTCAGTTTAAGGAAGGAGTTTGGATCGGATCTTGGGATAGGAGAGCTATGGATGGCAACAGAGTCCCAGAAATCTCAGGATATACCTGATCATCGTAACATTagaaagagaactcgcacgccTCTAGACAACTTCAACACAGAGTATTTGCAATGGAAGCAGAATGAGGGCAATAATGTGAAAGACTTCCTTCAG gCAAATATCGAAGATGTCCATAGGGCAAGTAACAACTTACGAAAGTCAAAGCCTAATGTGCTTTTGCATAATATAACTGACGGTCAGACCACCCATTACCACAATGTTCAAACAATGAACTCTCCAACTCAGGGTGGAGAACTACTCTACAGAGTACTATCAAAG GACTCCACTTGCATTCGCTTCTCTTACCCAGGTTTTAGGAGCAGCATTGAATCCAACCAGCACCCAAAGCGCCCAGACGATGCTCGGATAGAGGAGCTGAGAACG TCTTGGAGAGAAAACATTCTCCATGGGAATAAACTGAAGCCAACGCTTTCCAGATCCAGGCTGCCATGGATCTACAGATATCAGGATTTTGAACTTTACTCCAAGCCCCCATTTGGACCAGAGCTCCCCCTGAGCATCCATTTGACTG GAGAGGCTCTCCATGAGGATGCTCAGTACAAGTGGCAGAGGACGATGTTGCTTGGCGAGAGCTCAACAGGAAGCGGAAGACTTCCCGAGTTCAAATGTCACATAAAGAGAGCAGGCCTGGATAAGCTACAAGACATACTGAAGGACAAGCCAATGAAATATTCTCTGAAAAGGCCAGGAATGgctttaaaa CCCATTCCCGTTATTTCTGTGGTCCGGCCTTCTGAAACGACCGGCTCAGCAGATAGGGAGGCCAATATTCCATTTGGTCCGGGACCTTTTCAGAACCACAGCCTAAGCTGGGACAAAAACGCAATTCCAAGATCCTCATCCCAGTACAGCAAATTCCACTTCCG AGATTACTGGAGGCAACATTCATTCCTGCACAAGCGAAGTTCTTTACTTTTCACGGATGAAGAGAAAAGCATACACTCCTTCCAGAAACCTGCTGAAGGTCCACAGACGCCTATGAAAAGTGCCCACTTCAAACACAGCAGAAACATTATAGAGATGAGAACCAACAAAGACATCACCTTACATGTACATTAA